A region of Chloroflexota bacterium DNA encodes the following proteins:
- a CDS encoding nuclear transport factor 2 family protein produces MGKWSRQELEEAFDNVQRVTLEAFGKGNLDQWVDLFTEDCTYVEHYYGTFCGREAVRKWFKLAMTPYPATEMKYAPVEWYIIDEERGWVVFQAWSRMSEPGDLSIHQWPYFCLMKYAGHGKWSYEEDMYNPMEAAECNERWEQAKERTGFGRGTPEEFPKTQKQLQQDGGAWPEPTGRAKR; encoded by the coding sequence ATGGGCAAGTGGAGTAGGCAAGAACTCGAAGAAGCTTTCGATAACGTGCAAAGAGTGACTTTAGAAGCGTTCGGTAAGGGTAATTTGGATCAGTGGGTCGATCTTTTCACGGAGGACTGTACCTATGTTGAGCATTACTACGGCACCTTTTGTGGCCGTGAGGCAGTCAGGAAGTGGTTCAAGCTTGCTATGACCCCCTACCCAGCAACCGAGATGAAGTACGCCCCCGTTGAATGGTACATCATCGATGAAGAGAGGGGTTGGGTGGTATTCCAGGCTTGGAGCCGCATGTCGGAGCCGGGGGATCTTAGCATTCACCAGTGGCCATACTTCTGCCTCATGAAGTATGCTGGCCATGGAAAGTGGTCGTATGAGGAAGACATGTACAACCCCATGGAGGCTGCTGAGTGTAACGAGCGTTGGGAACAAGCCAAAGAAAGGACGGGCTTTGGAAGAGGCACGCCAGAGGAATTCCCGAAAACTCAGAAACAGTTGCAGCAAGACGGTGGGGCGTGGCCTGAGCCCACCGGAAGAGCTAAGAGGTAA